The Streptomyces camelliae genome window below encodes:
- a CDS encoding Hsp20/alpha crystallin family protein, which yields MATLTRRQRFPFPEIPDWFETIPSRLTMPAVRIEDYLEEGRYVLRAELPGMAPEDIDVVIGDGVLTVQAERTEREVDKSHSEIRYGEMSRSVTLPPGADEDDVKADYTNGMLTVSVGLGVEKAEARHVEIQHGS from the coding sequence ATGGCCACACTGACACGCAGGCAGAGGTTCCCGTTCCCGGAGATCCCGGACTGGTTCGAGACGATTCCCAGCAGGCTCACGATGCCCGCGGTCCGTATCGAGGACTACCTGGAGGAGGGGCGCTACGTGCTGCGCGCCGAGCTTCCCGGCATGGCCCCCGAGGACATCGACGTCGTGATCGGCGACGGGGTGCTGACGGTTCAGGCCGAGCGCACCGAGCGGGAGGTGGACAAGAGCCACAGCGAGATCCGGTACGGCGAGATGAGCCGCAGCGTGACGCTGCCGCCCGGCGCCGACGAGGACGACGTCAAGGCCGACTACACCAACGGCATGCTGACCGTCAGCGTGGGGCTGGGCGTCGAGAAGGCGGAGGCCCGGCACGTCGAGATCCAGCACGGCAGCTGA
- a CDS encoding alpha/beta fold hydrolase, translating to MPHHRHVCLNGIDVHIAEQGEAPLVLLLHGFPETRYSWRHQIDALAAAGYRVVAPDQRGYGTTDRPDGVDQYTIFHLVGDVVALIRELGEEQAVVVGHDWGAIVGWNAALLRPEAVCGVVGIGVPSLPRGPLPPLTVTRQRFGEGFYQNYFQEPGVAEDDLAAFVDQFTVSGFTGALNWYRNFDRSWELTAAWRDAPITPPSLYISGENDVVRTFYAMDEAARAIVPDLRGVVDVPGCGHWTQQERPEAVTDALLDFLRGL from the coding sequence TTGCCGCACCACCGTCACGTCTGCCTCAACGGCATCGACGTACACATCGCCGAGCAGGGCGAGGCACCGCTTGTCCTGCTCCTGCACGGTTTTCCGGAGACGCGGTACTCCTGGCGGCACCAGATCGACGCACTCGCGGCCGCCGGCTACCGCGTGGTCGCGCCGGACCAGCGCGGCTACGGAACCACCGACCGCCCTGATGGCGTCGACCAGTACACGATCTTCCACCTCGTCGGTGATGTCGTCGCGCTCATCCGCGAGCTCGGCGAGGAGCAGGCCGTCGTCGTCGGCCACGACTGGGGCGCCATCGTCGGGTGGAACGCCGCGCTGCTGCGCCCCGAGGCCGTTTGCGGGGTTGTCGGCATCGGCGTGCCGTCGCTCCCGCGCGGACCACTGCCGCCGCTGACCGTCACCAGACAACGCTTCGGCGAGGGCTTCTACCAGAACTACTTCCAGGAACCCGGAGTCGCGGAGGACGACCTGGCGGCCTTCGTCGACCAGTTCACCGTGAGCGGCTTCACCGGCGCGCTGAACTGGTACCGCAACTTCGACCGCAGCTGGGAGCTGACCGCCGCGTGGCGGGACGCCCCGATCACCCCGCCGTCGCTGTACATCAGCGGTGAGAACGACGTCGTGCGCACCTTCTACGCGATGGACGAGGCCGCGCGGGCGATCGTGCCGGACCTGCGCGGAGTCGTCGACGTGCCGGGGTGCGGCCACTGGACCCAGCAGGAGCGGCCCGAGGCCGTCACGGACGCGCTGCTGGACTTCTTGCGCGGCCTGTAG
- a CDS encoding response regulator, whose product MTEPRTFTERDPIRVFLLDDHEVVRRGLADLLDAEPDIQVVGDADTAEHALTRGPALRPHVAVLDVRLPDGDGITVCRELRNRMPELACLMLTSFDDEEALLDAIMAGASGYVLKQIKGSDLVSAVRTVASGQSMLDPATTARLMHSLRDPAVAPALPPELAGLSPRERDILTLIGDGLTNREIGKKLYLSEKTVKNHISRMLSKLGVQRRVQAAVLASHLEPRD is encoded by the coding sequence ATGACCGAGCCACGCACCTTCACCGAGCGGGACCCGATCCGGGTGTTCCTGCTGGACGACCACGAAGTCGTCCGGCGCGGACTGGCCGATCTCCTCGACGCCGAACCGGACATCCAGGTGGTCGGCGACGCGGACACCGCCGAGCACGCACTCACCCGTGGCCCCGCGCTGCGCCCGCACGTCGCCGTACTGGACGTCCGGCTCCCCGACGGCGACGGCATCACGGTCTGCCGGGAACTGCGCAACCGGATGCCGGAGCTCGCGTGCCTGATGCTGACGTCCTTCGACGACGAGGAGGCCCTGCTGGACGCGATCATGGCTGGAGCGTCCGGCTATGTGCTGAAGCAGATCAAGGGTTCCGACCTCGTCTCGGCGGTCCGCACCGTGGCCTCGGGACAGTCGATGCTGGACCCCGCGACCACGGCGCGCCTCATGCACTCCCTGCGCGATCCGGCCGTGGCTCCCGCGCTGCCGCCGGAACTGGCCGGCCTGTCGCCCCGGGAGCGGGACATCCTGACCCTCATCGGCGACGGTCTGACCAACCGGGAGATCGGCAAGAAGCTGTACCTGTCGGAGAAGACCGTCAAGAACCACATCTCGCGGATGCTGTCCAAGCTCGGTGTCCAGCGCCGGGTCCAGGCGGCGGTCCTCGCGTCCCACCTGGAGCCACGGGACTAG
- a CDS encoding CBS domain-containing protein, with translation MHGTSHIVSDVMTQTVAAIGRRAPFKEIVQLMQDWQVSALPVIEGEGRVVGVVSEADLLPKEELRDAPDAAYLQLRQPVDVAKAEGMTAGDLMSSPALTVRASATVAEAARLMARGGVKRLPVVDETGLLQGIVSRADLLKVFLRDDEDIAGEVRREIVSYLFPLSTSAVQVEVADGIVTLTGHIRDSALIPVAARLVRAVEGVVDVRFDLAHGARQASGAGRP, from the coding sequence ATGCACGGCACCTCGCACATCGTCAGCGATGTCATGACCCAGACGGTCGCCGCCATCGGCCGGCGGGCCCCGTTCAAGGAAATCGTGCAGCTGATGCAGGACTGGCAGGTCAGCGCCCTCCCCGTGATCGAGGGCGAGGGCCGGGTGGTCGGTGTCGTCTCCGAGGCCGACCTGCTGCCCAAGGAGGAGCTGCGGGACGCCCCGGACGCGGCCTACCTCCAGCTGCGTCAGCCGGTCGACGTGGCGAAGGCCGAGGGGATGACCGCGGGCGACCTGATGTCCTCCCCCGCCCTCACCGTCCGGGCGAGCGCCACCGTCGCCGAGGCCGCACGGCTCATGGCGCGGGGCGGCGTCAAACGGCTGCCCGTCGTCGACGAGACCGGGCTGCTCCAGGGCATCGTCAGCCGTGCCGACCTGCTCAAGGTCTTCCTGCGCGACGACGAGGACATCGCGGGGGAGGTCCGGCGCGAGATCGTGTCGTACCTCTTCCCGCTGTCCACCTCGGCCGTCCAGGTGGAGGTGGCGGACGGCATCGTCACCCTGACGGGCCACATCCGCGACAGCGCGCTGATCCCGGTGGCCGCACGCCTGGTACGGGCCGTCGAAGGGGTGGTGGACGTGCGGTTCGACCTCGCGCACGGCGCCCGGCAGGCGAGTGGGGCCGGACGGCCCTAG
- a CDS encoding universal stress protein has protein sequence MTRPITVGLDDSAESRAAAEWAAREARLRGLPVKLLHAFEPAPVPVAQAPLLGTETGQDWAASIPAEAAEGLRLRHPGVEVIVDRVTGEPSQALAEAADAAEMLVLGSRGFGGIGGFMVGSVSLSVIAHAARPVVLVRAGEQAADEHRTDPAGIPSAATPFRPVVVGLDTDDVDETLMEFAFDAAARRGASLRIVHGWPEPPTAFYRFYGDAELYGTLARQQAAALSEAVRPWRQKFPGVDVIEASRCGSAAQVLVTASRDASLTVVGRRIRTNPFGAHIGHVTHAVLHHVVAPVAVVAHG, from the coding sequence ATGACCCGACCCATCACCGTAGGCCTCGACGACTCGGCCGAGAGCCGGGCAGCCGCCGAATGGGCGGCCCGGGAAGCCCGTCTGCGCGGACTGCCGGTGAAGCTCCTGCACGCCTTCGAGCCCGCGCCCGTGCCCGTGGCCCAGGCACCGCTGCTCGGCACCGAGACCGGTCAGGACTGGGCGGCGAGCATTCCGGCCGAGGCCGCGGAAGGGCTTCGGCTGCGCCACCCGGGTGTCGAGGTGATCGTCGACCGGGTCACCGGCGAACCCTCCCAGGCCCTGGCCGAGGCGGCGGACGCGGCGGAGATGCTGGTGCTGGGCTCGCGCGGCTTCGGCGGGATCGGCGGGTTCATGGTCGGCTCGGTCAGCCTGTCCGTCATCGCCCACGCCGCCCGTCCGGTGGTGCTGGTGCGCGCAGGGGAGCAGGCCGCCGACGAACACCGGACGGACCCCGCGGGCATCCCGTCGGCCGCGACGCCCTTCCGGCCCGTCGTCGTCGGCCTCGACACCGACGACGTGGACGAGACGCTGATGGAGTTCGCCTTCGACGCCGCCGCACGCCGTGGGGCGTCCCTGAGGATCGTGCACGGCTGGCCGGAGCCGCCCACCGCCTTCTACCGCTTCTACGGCGACGCGGAACTCTACGGCACCCTCGCGCGTCAGCAGGCGGCCGCCCTGAGCGAGGCGGTGCGCCCTTGGCGGCAGAAGTTCCCCGGCGTCGACGTGATCGAGGCGAGCCGCTGCGGAAGCGCCGCGCAGGTCCTCGTCACCGCCTCGCGCGACGCCTCCCTGACCGTGGTCGGCCGGCGCATCCGGACCAACCCGTTCGGCGCCCACATCGGTCACGTCACCCACGCCGTACTGCACCACGTCGTCGCGCCCGTCGCGGTCGTCGCCCACGGCTGA
- a CDS encoding universal stress protein: protein MADLPIVVGVDGSEPSLRAVDWAADEAALRGAPLRLVYASLWDRYEGALIAQELGRPVEEVTAPDVVGTARQRAARRRPEVQVSTDVLPDEPEYGLVRESRTARAVVLGCRGRSGITEALLGSVGVTVAGHAHCPVVVLRGSHDNQARSGTRGRIVLGVAGKREGAAAVRFAAEEALLRGVPLEAVRAWRRPGHATTGHPPPDFVQGYPQLAGTPAHLHELQAAEAVEDALRDVPADLEVHPRTVEGHARDALLAASHEADLLVVGSRRRHGHYGLQLGRVAHGVLHHAACPVAVVPEPS, encoded by the coding sequence ATGGCGGATCTTCCGATCGTCGTGGGCGTGGACGGCTCGGAACCGAGCCTGCGGGCCGTGGACTGGGCGGCGGACGAGGCCGCCCTGCGCGGGGCGCCGCTGCGGCTGGTGTACGCCTCGCTCTGGGACCGCTACGAAGGCGCCCTGATCGCGCAGGAACTCGGCAGACCGGTGGAGGAGGTGACGGCACCGGACGTCGTCGGCACCGCCCGGCAACGGGCCGCGCGCCGCCGGCCCGAGGTGCAGGTCAGCACGGACGTACTGCCCGACGAGCCGGAGTACGGGCTCGTGCGGGAGAGCCGCACCGCCCGCGCCGTCGTGCTGGGCTGCCGGGGCCGCAGCGGGATCACCGAGGCCCTCCTCGGCTCCGTCGGTGTCACGGTCGCCGGGCACGCGCACTGCCCGGTCGTCGTGCTGCGCGGCAGCCATGACAACCAGGCCCGGTCCGGGACCCGGGGCCGTATCGTCCTCGGCGTCGCCGGGAAACGCGAGGGCGCGGCCGCCGTACGGTTCGCGGCCGAGGAGGCGCTGCTGCGCGGAGTGCCGCTGGAAGCCGTACGAGCCTGGCGCCGTCCCGGGCACGCGACCACGGGCCATCCGCCCCCGGACTTCGTCCAGGGGTACCCCCAGCTCGCCGGCACGCCGGCGCACCTCCACGAGCTGCAGGCCGCCGAGGCGGTGGAGGATGCCCTGCGGGATGTACCGGCCGACCTCGAAGTGCACCCCCGCACCGTCGAGGGCCACGCCCGCGACGCCCTGCTCGCCGCGTCCCACGAGGCCGACCTGCTCGTCGTCGGATCCCGGCGCCGGCACGGTCACTACGGACTCCAGCTCGGCCGCGTCGCCCACGGCGTACTGCACCACGCGGCGTGCCCCGTGGCCGTCGTACCCGAGCCTTCCTGA
- a CDS encoding site-2 protease family protein encodes MDETLPLGRIAGVRIGLHWSVLVIFALITVALARGRLPAAHPGHSPVAYWALAVLTAVVFLASLLAHELAHAVVARRNGVQVEGITLWMLGGAARLRGEAPSPAAELRIAAVGPLTSLLAGAVLAGVAVGLRAVHASGLVVEAAVWLAAINVLLAVFNALPAAPLDGGRLLRAYLWHRTGDRLRATRGATAAGRVLGWFMVLTGFADVLFAGDITGLWPALIGWFLIAAATAEARQAQLRGVLDGVPVSRVMTPDPVTVPATAALSDFLAEGPFGPYRHSAFPVLAADGSVAGLVTVRRVDRTPPQERAHTTVGDVMRPLTEVLTAAPDEPVLDLLPRLQESPVRRALVLDGGRLVGILTVADVTRALAWPAGTAHPGPEGPHQPLP; translated from the coding sequence ATGGACGAGACACTGCCCCTCGGCCGGATCGCCGGGGTCCGCATCGGCCTCCACTGGAGCGTCCTGGTCATCTTCGCCCTCATCACCGTCGCGCTGGCACGCGGGCGTCTCCCCGCCGCCCACCCCGGTCACTCCCCCGTGGCGTACTGGGCGCTCGCCGTCCTGACCGCCGTCGTCTTCCTCGCCTCCCTGCTCGCGCACGAACTGGCGCACGCCGTGGTCGCCCGGCGCAACGGCGTGCAGGTGGAAGGCATCACGCTGTGGATGCTGGGCGGTGCCGCCCGGCTGCGCGGCGAGGCGCCGTCTCCGGCCGCCGAGCTGCGGATCGCTGCGGTGGGTCCCCTGACGAGCCTGCTGGCCGGTGCCGTACTCGCGGGCGTCGCGGTGGGGCTGCGCGCGGTGCACGCGTCGGGGCTGGTGGTCGAGGCGGCCGTCTGGCTGGCCGCGATCAATGTGCTGCTGGCCGTCTTCAACGCGCTGCCCGCCGCTCCGCTGGACGGCGGGCGGCTGCTGCGGGCCTATCTGTGGCACCGCACCGGCGACCGCCTGCGGGCCACCCGGGGCGCCACGGCGGCGGGCCGGGTGCTCGGCTGGTTCATGGTGCTGACCGGGTTCGCGGACGTCCTGTTCGCGGGCGACATCACCGGTCTGTGGCCCGCGCTGATCGGGTGGTTCCTCATCGCCGCGGCCACCGCCGAGGCCCGTCAGGCACAGCTGCGGGGCGTCCTGGACGGCGTTCCGGTCAGCCGGGTCATGACTCCGGACCCGGTCACCGTCCCCGCGACGGCGGCGCTCTCCGACTTCCTGGCCGAGGGTCCCTTCGGTCCCTACCGGCACTCGGCGTTCCCGGTCCTGGCGGCGGACGGGTCGGTCGCCGGCCTGGTCACGGTGCGGCGCGTGGACCGGACCCCACCGCAGGAGCGTGCGCACACGACCGTCGGCGACGTGATGCGCCCGCTCACCGAGGTCCTGACAGCGGCTCCGGACGAGCCCGTGCTCGACCTGCTTCCCCGTCTCCAGGAGAGCCCGGTCCGGCGTGCCCTGGTCCTGGACGGCGGCCGGCTCGTGGGCATCCTCACCGTCGCCGATGTCACCCGCGCCCTGGCCTGGCCGGCCGGCACGGCGCACCCCGGCCCCGAAGGACCGCACCAGCCCCTTCCGTAG
- a CDS encoding STAS domain-containing protein has translation MVLNHPPVVTDEHRIPLPAGSRPAPGGATVVPLLGEIDVLTAPALSARLDRLTADARPDLALDLRPVTFIDCAGLGVLCRARNRVRARRGRLRLVTDDAGFQRVLRATGLRDVFDAHPRLPRPEVSAPGPEAVSTAAPRDEEVF, from the coding sequence ATGGTCTTGAACCACCCGCCGGTCGTGACCGACGAGCACCGCATCCCTCTGCCGGCCGGATCCCGCCCCGCTCCCGGCGGAGCGACAGTCGTACCCCTGCTCGGCGAGATCGACGTGCTCACGGCGCCGGCGCTGTCGGCACGGCTGGACAGGCTCACCGCGGACGCTCGGCCCGATCTGGCGCTGGATCTGCGTCCGGTCACGTTCATCGACTGCGCCGGGCTGGGCGTCCTGTGCCGGGCGCGCAACCGGGTACGTGCCCGGCGGGGCCGGCTGCGGCTGGTCACGGACGACGCGGGTTTCCAGCGGGTGCTGCGCGCCACCGGGCTGCGCGACGTCTTCGACGCGCATCCCCGTCTCCCCCGCCCCGAGGTCTCCGCCCCCGGCCCTGAGGCGGTGTCGACGGCGGCGCCACGCGACGAGGAGGTGTTCTGA
- a CDS encoding zinc-dependent alcohol dehydrogenase family protein: protein MKGFVFQGAGQASWQDVPDPGIKEPTDAIVQVGVVTICGTDLHILKGDVPEVSPGTVLGHEAVGEIVEVGSDVRGVRPGDRVLMSCITSCGRCRFCRERRYGQCRGGGGWILGRLIDGTQAEYVRVPHADLSVHPLPATVRSEDAVLFADIFPTSYEVGVRNGQVRPGDTVAVVGAGPIGLAAIATARLLSPERIIAVDLAPARLEAAHRLGADAVADAREAPGQLVADLTDGLGADVVMEAVGVPESFELCTRMVRPGGHVANIGVHGKPATLHLEELWSKDVTITTGLVDTYSTPTLLRMAAAGRLPTGHLVTHTFPVEQMEEAYDVFAKAAETGALKVALGGERYDVAVPTD, encoded by the coding sequence ATGAAGGGCTTCGTCTTCCAAGGTGCCGGACAGGCGTCCTGGCAGGACGTCCCGGACCCCGGCATCAAGGAGCCGACCGACGCGATCGTGCAGGTCGGCGTCGTGACGATCTGCGGGACGGATCTGCACATCCTCAAGGGCGACGTGCCCGAGGTGAGCCCCGGCACGGTCCTCGGCCACGAGGCGGTCGGAGAGATCGTCGAGGTCGGCAGCGACGTACGCGGCGTGCGGCCCGGGGACCGGGTGCTGATGTCCTGCATCACCTCCTGCGGCCGGTGCCGCTTCTGCCGGGAGCGGCGCTACGGCCAGTGCCGGGGCGGCGGGGGCTGGATCCTCGGCCGTCTGATCGACGGCACCCAGGCCGAGTACGTGCGCGTCCCGCACGCCGACCTGTCCGTCCACCCGCTGCCCGCCACCGTCCGCAGTGAGGACGCCGTCCTGTTCGCGGACATCTTCCCGACCTCCTACGAGGTGGGTGTCCGCAACGGGCAGGTGCGGCCCGGAGACACCGTGGCCGTGGTCGGCGCCGGGCCGATCGGACTCGCCGCGATCGCCACGGCCCGGTTGTTGTCCCCCGAGCGGATCATCGCCGTGGACCTGGCCCCGGCCCGGCTGGAGGCGGCCCACCGGCTCGGCGCCGACGCGGTCGCGGACGCCCGGGAGGCCCCCGGCCAGCTGGTCGCCGACCTGACCGACGGGCTCGGCGCGGACGTGGTCATGGAGGCGGTCGGCGTCCCGGAGAGCTTCGAGCTGTGCACCCGCATGGTCCGCCCGGGCGGGCACGTGGCCAACATCGGCGTGCACGGCAAACCGGCCACGCTGCACCTCGAAGAGCTGTGGAGCAAGGACGTGACCATCACGACGGGCCTGGTGGACACCTACTCCACCCCGACCCTGCTGCGGATGGCCGCCGCCGGCCGGCTGCCCACCGGGCACCTGGTCACCCACACCTTCCCGGTGGAGCAGATGGAGGAGGCCTACGACGTCTTCGCCAAGGCCGCCGAGACCGGCGCGCTCAAGGTGGCGCTCGGCGGCGAGCGGTACGACGTGGCCGTTCCCACGGACTGA
- a CDS encoding pyridoxamine 5'-phosphate oxidase family protein — MIQDHEPIRRRVELDRAEALRLLASVPLGRIVFTRQALPTVRPVNHILDDGDIVIRLHEGAALTSHARQDPGTGVVVAYEADAIDPVTHLGWSVVVTGYASLVTDPRELARIRSLLRPWAPQQGMDQAVRIHPELVAGVLLTSPVEERR, encoded by the coding sequence ATGATCCAGGACCACGAGCCGATCCGCCGCCGCGTGGAGCTCGACCGGGCCGAGGCGCTGCGGCTGCTCGCCAGCGTGCCCCTGGGCCGGATCGTCTTCACCCGGCAGGCCCTGCCCACCGTCCGCCCGGTCAACCACATCCTGGACGACGGCGACATCGTCATCCGCCTCCACGAGGGGGCGGCGCTCACCTCGCACGCCCGGCAGGACCCCGGCACCGGCGTGGTGGTCGCCTACGAGGCCGACGCCATCGACCCGGTCACGCACCTCGGCTGGAGCGTGGTGGTCACGGGGTACGCCAGCCTCGTCACCGACCCGCGCGAACTGGCCCGTATCCGCTCCCTGTTGCGCCCGTGGGCGCCGCAGCAGGGCATGGACCAGGCGGTACGCATCCATCCCGAACTGGTCGCGGGTGTGCTGCTCACCAGCCCGGTCGAAGAACGCCGCTGA
- the ppdK gene encoding pyruvate, phosphate dikinase, giving the protein MVRYVYDFRDGGRDLAGLLGGKGANLAEMTRLGLPVPPGFTVTTEACRAFLATGAEPDGMAAEVSRHLSALEGTTGRLLGQPDDPLLVSVRSGARFSMPGMMETVLDIGLNDDSVLGLAKVSGSERFAWDSYRRLVQMFGSTVMGVDPALFGEAMVLLKGAREAPDDVHLDASDLAWLVETYKRLIRDETGQDFPQDPAGQLRQAVLAVFRSWNAGRARVYRRREHIPDDLGTAVTVQRMVFGNLGPGSGSGVAFTRDPATGQPGLYGDYLPNAQGEDVVAGIRDTVPLSALERLDPRSYRQLRDHAQTLERHYRDLCDIEFTIERGTLWMLQTRVGKRTAEAAFAIAAELTGEGLITPDEALGRVHGEQLGRLMFPRFDTGRAGPELAHGVPASPGAASGAAVFDSAEAVRRAAAGERVVLVREETTPDDLPGMVAARAVLTSRGGKTSHAAVVARGMGRVCVCGAQDIAVNTGARRFTARDGTVVEEGTFISVDGSTGAVYAGAVPLVASTTMRYLESGEQTGSVVAAVARALEHADVVRRLEVRANADTPEDAARARRFGAQGIGLCRTEHMFLGERRKLVEEMILARGDAGRDKALAVLLPLQRQDFAGILRAMDGLPVTIRLLDPPLHEFLPDRTELAVRVAVAEAAGGQPEPHDVELLDAVNRMHEENPMLGLRGVRLGLVVPGLVAMQVRAVAEAVAERVRAGGSPRAEIMVPLVGSVEELRLAREEVTRVLAEVGEETGVAVHCPVGTMIELPRAALTAGRIAEEAEFFSFGTNDLTQTTWGFSRDDVEAAFFSAYLDKGVFASSPFETLDREGVGRLVRIAVEEGRAARPGLQTGVCGEHGGDPESIRFFHTAGLDYVSCSPFRVPVARLEAGRAALGGTDTGDSR; this is encoded by the coding sequence ATGGTCCGTTATGTGTACGACTTCCGGGACGGGGGCCGTGACCTGGCCGGTCTGCTCGGCGGCAAGGGCGCCAATCTGGCCGAGATGACCCGGCTGGGCCTGCCGGTGCCGCCGGGGTTCACCGTCACCACCGAGGCCTGCCGCGCCTTCCTGGCCACCGGTGCGGAGCCGGACGGCATGGCGGCGGAGGTGTCCCGGCACCTGTCGGCGCTGGAGGGGACGACCGGGCGGCTGCTGGGGCAGCCCGACGATCCGCTGCTGGTCTCCGTACGCTCCGGCGCTCGCTTCTCCATGCCCGGCATGATGGAGACGGTCCTCGACATCGGCCTGAACGACGACTCCGTGCTCGGCCTCGCGAAGGTGTCCGGAAGCGAGCGTTTCGCCTGGGACTCCTACCGCCGGCTGGTGCAGATGTTCGGCAGCACCGTGATGGGCGTCGACCCTGCTCTGTTCGGCGAGGCCATGGTTCTGCTGAAGGGGGCCCGGGAGGCGCCCGACGACGTCCATCTGGACGCGTCCGACCTCGCCTGGCTGGTGGAGACGTACAAGAGGCTGATCCGCGACGAGACCGGCCAGGACTTCCCGCAGGACCCCGCCGGGCAGTTGCGGCAGGCGGTCCTCGCCGTGTTCCGGTCCTGGAACGCCGGGCGGGCCCGCGTGTACCGGCGGCGCGAGCACATCCCGGACGACCTGGGCACCGCGGTCACCGTGCAGCGCATGGTGTTCGGCAACCTCGGCCCCGGCTCCGGCAGCGGCGTCGCCTTCACCCGCGACCCGGCCACCGGACAGCCCGGCCTGTACGGCGACTACTTGCCGAACGCCCAGGGCGAGGACGTCGTCGCCGGCATCCGTGACACCGTGCCCCTCTCCGCGCTGGAGCGGCTGGACCCGCGCTCCTACCGGCAGCTGCGCGACCACGCGCAGACGCTGGAGCGGCACTACCGCGACCTGTGCGACATCGAGTTCACCATCGAGCGCGGCACGCTGTGGATGCTGCAGACCCGGGTCGGCAAACGCACCGCCGAAGCCGCCTTCGCCATCGCCGCGGAACTGACCGGCGAGGGGCTCATCACCCCCGACGAGGCGCTGGGCCGGGTGCACGGGGAACAGCTCGGCCGGCTGATGTTCCCCCGCTTCGACACCGGCCGGGCCGGGCCGGAGCTCGCCCACGGCGTGCCCGCCTCGCCCGGCGCGGCGTCCGGTGCGGCCGTCTTCGACTCCGCCGAGGCGGTACGGCGGGCCGCCGCCGGCGAGCGGGTGGTGCTCGTACGCGAGGAGACGACCCCCGACGACCTGCCCGGCATGGTCGCGGCCCGGGCGGTGCTGACCAGCAGGGGCGGCAAGACCAGCCACGCGGCCGTCGTCGCCCGGGGCATGGGCCGGGTCTGTGTGTGCGGTGCGCAGGACATCGCCGTCAACACGGGCGCGCGGCGGTTCACCGCCCGCGACGGCACGGTCGTCGAGGAGGGCACCTTCATCTCGGTGGACGGCTCCACGGGTGCCGTGTACGCGGGAGCGGTGCCGCTCGTCGCCTCGACCACGATGCGGTATCTGGAGTCCGGCGAACAGACCGGCAGCGTGGTCGCGGCGGTCGCCCGCGCCCTGGAACACGCCGACGTGGTACGCCGTCTGGAGGTCCGGGCCAACGCCGACACGCCCGAGGACGCCGCGCGGGCCCGGCGGTTCGGGGCTCAGGGCATCGGGCTGTGCCGCACCGAGCACATGTTCCTCGGCGAGCGGCGCAAGCTGGTCGAGGAGATGATCCTCGCCCGTGGCGACGCGGGCCGTGACAAGGCGCTGGCGGTTCTTCTCCCGCTCCAGCGACAGGACTTCGCGGGCATCCTGCGGGCGATGGACGGGCTGCCCGTCACCATCCGCCTGCTCGATCCGCCGTTGCACGAGTTCCTGCCCGACCGCACCGAACTCGCCGTACGTGTCGCCGTCGCGGAGGCCGCGGGTGGACAACCCGAGCCGCACGACGTGGAGTTGCTCGACGCCGTGAACCGCATGCACGAGGAGAACCCGATGCTCGGCCTGCGCGGCGTCCGGCTCGGGCTCGTGGTGCCGGGGCTCGTGGCGATGCAGGTGCGGGCGGTGGCCGAGGCGGTGGCCGAGCGGGTGCGGGCCGGCGGCTCGCCCCGGGCGGAGATCATGGTCCCGCTGGTCGGTTCGGTCGAGGAACTGCGGCTCGCCCGCGAGGAGGTGACGCGGGTGCTGGCCGAGGTCGGCGAGGAGACGGGCGTGGCGGTGCACTGCCCCGTCGGCACGATGATCGAACTGCCCCGGGCCGCGCTCACGGCGGGCCGGATCGCCGAGGAGGCTGAGTTCTTCTCCTTCGGCACCAACGACCTGACCCAGACCACCTGGGGTTTCTCCCGCGACGACGTCGAGGCCGCGTTCTTCTCCGCCTACCTGGACAAGGGCGTGTTCGCCTCCTCGCCGTTCGAGACGCTCGACCGCGAGGGTGTGGGCCGGCTGGTCCGGATCGCCGTCGAGGAGGGTCGTGCGGCCCGGCCCGGTCTGCAGACCGGCGTCTGCGGCGAGCACGGCGGCGACCCGGAGTCGATCCGCTTCTTCCACACCGCCGGACTGGACTACGTCTCCTGCTCTCCGTTCCGGGTCCCGGTGGCCCGTCTGGAGGCCGGGCGGGCCGCTCTCGGCGGGACCGACACGGGTGACAGCAGGTGA